The Pseudomonas sp. MH9.2 genomic interval GACGACGTGATCGCCTTCATGAAAAAGGACGAGGAAGAAGAAGGCTATCTGAATTGCAGCGATGAAGTCATGGCGCATTTTCTCGATGGCCTGGTGATCTTCAAGCGCGGCAAGGACGACAGCCGCGCCCCGCAAAAAATCGAAGTGCCGGTGACCAACAACACCGTGCTGAAAAAACTGCGGGTTGCTTTCGAACTCAAGGAAGACGACATGCACGCCATTCTCAAGGCGGCCGAGTTTCCGGTGTCCAAGCCTGAGCTGAGCGCGCTGTTCCGCAAGTTCGGCCACAGCAACTACCGGACCTGCGGCGACCAGCTGCTGCGCAACTTCCTCAAGGGCCTGACGCTACGCATTCGCGCCTGAGTCCCCTGCTTCAAAACGGATGACCCGACGGACCTCGACCCAAGATCATGACCATGACTTACAACGTCTCCCCCGTCGGCTTCATGCGCTCCTGCTTCAAGGAAAAATTCGCCATCCCCCGGCAGCCTCAACTGGTTCCCGCTGCGCGTGGCGTCCTGGAGTTGGTGGCACCCTTCGACCATGCCGACGCCGTGCAAGGGCTTGAGCAGGTCAGCCATATCTGGCTACTTTTTCTTTTCCATCAGACTCTGGAAGAAAAGCCGCGCCTGAAGGTTCGCCCGCCGCGCCTCGGAGGCAACCAGACCATGGGCGTGTTCGCGACGCGTGCGACTCATCGCCCTAACGGCATTGGTCAGTCGGTGGTGAAGCTGGAGAAGGTAGAGCCTGGGCGCCTTTGGGTCTCGGGCATCGACTTGCTGGACGGCACTCCGGTGCTGGACATCAAACCGTATGTGCCCTACGCCGATAGCGTCGAGGGCGCCACAAACACCATTGCCAGTGCCGCGCCGAAGTTGATTCCAGTGCAATGGGAAGGCAGCGCGTTGCTTCAGGCCCGTGAACACGCGCAACGTCTGAATGAGCCATTGGTCGAGCTGATTGAGCAATGTCTGGCGCAGGATCCACGCCCGGCTTACCAGGTACCGACACCAGAGCGCCGCTACGGCACACAGCTCTGGGATCTTGATGTGCGCTGGCATTACCCGCAAAACGGGCTGATACGCGTGCTTGAGGTCGTGCCTGCGACACAGTGAAGCAACATGCCGCAAAAGAAAAAACCCGCTCGGCCATTGACTGCCGAAGCGGGTTTTTTCTGAATCGGCTGACCTTACTTCTCGACGAAGGCGCGCTCGATCAGGTAATCGCCAGGCTCACGCATGCGCGGGGACACCTTCAAGCCAAAGCTGTTGAGAACTTCACTGGTCTCATCGAGCATGCTCGGGCTGCCACACAGCATTGCACGATCATCCTCAGGGTTGATCGGCGGCAGACCGATGTCCCTGAACAGCTTGCCGCTGCGCATCAGGTCGGTCAGGCGGCCCTGATTCTCGAACGGCTCACGCGTCACGGTTGGGTAATAAATCAGCTTTTCACGCAATGCTTCACCAAAAAACTCATTCTGCGGCAAGTGCTCAGTGATGAACTCGTGGTAGGCAACCTCGTTCACGTAACGTACGCCGTGGCAGAGAATGACCTTCTCGAAGCGCTCATACGTTTCCGGGTCCTGAATGACGCTCATGAACGGCGCCAGCCCCGTTCCTGTGCTGAGCAGATACAGGTGCTTGCCCGGCTTGAGATCGTCCAGCACCAGAGTGCCGGTCGGTTTCTTGCTGATGATGATCTCGTCGCCTTCCTTCAAATGCTGCAACTGCGACGTCAGGGGACCATCAGGCACCTTGATGCTGAAGAATTCGAGATGCTCTTCCCAGTTCGGGCTGGCGATCGAGTAAGCGCGCATGAGCGGGCGCCCGTTCGGCTGCTGAAGACCGATCATGACGAACTGACCGTTCTCGAAGCGCAAACCTGGATCACGGGTGCACTTGAAACTAAAGAGGGTGTCGTTCCAGTGATGGACGCTCAGGACACGCTCGTGATTCATGTTGCTCATGTACGGGGGCTCCGGAAAATTTCGCTCGCGCTGACTCTGAGCGCTATTGCGCGTCATTCTAGTGGCAAGCACAATATCTGTTAAATGAATTATTAAGATATGGGTTATCGGTTATATAGATATGCGATTTACTCTGCGTCAACTTCAAGTCTTCGTCGCCGTCGCTCAGCAGGAAAGCGTCTCGCGCGCTGCCGGGCTTTTGTCACTCTCGCAATCAGCGGCCAGCACCTCTATCACTGAGCTGGAGCGTCAATCCAGCTGCCAATTATTTGATCGCGCCGGCAAACGCTTGAGCCTGAACGCAACGGGCCGCCAGCTACTGCCACAAGCGGTAGCGCTGCTGGATCAGGCCAAGGA includes:
- a CDS encoding DUF1456 family protein, which codes for MMNNDVLRSVRYMLDISDGKVVDIIKLGGLDVSKDDVIAFMKKDEEEEGYLNCSDEVMAHFLDGLVIFKRGKDDSRAPQKIEVPVTNNTVLKKLRVAFELKEDDMHAILKAAEFPVSKPELSALFRKFGHSNYRTCGDQLLRNFLKGLTLRIRA
- the tsaA gene encoding tRNA (N6-threonylcarbamoyladenosine(37)-N6)-methyltransferase TrmO, with translation MTYNVSPVGFMRSCFKEKFAIPRQPQLVPAARGVLELVAPFDHADAVQGLEQVSHIWLLFLFHQTLEEKPRLKVRPPRLGGNQTMGVFATRATHRPNGIGQSVVKLEKVEPGRLWVSGIDLLDGTPVLDIKPYVPYADSVEGATNTIASAAPKLIPVQWEGSALLQAREHAQRLNEPLVELIEQCLAQDPRPAYQVPTPERRYGTQLWDLDVRWHYPQNGLIRVLEVVPATQ
- the fpr gene encoding ferredoxin-NADP reductase; the encoded protein is MSNMNHERVLSVHHWNDTLFSFKCTRDPGLRFENGQFVMIGLQQPNGRPLMRAYSIASPNWEEHLEFFSIKVPDGPLTSQLQHLKEGDEIIISKKPTGTLVLDDLKPGKHLYLLSTGTGLAPFMSVIQDPETYERFEKVILCHGVRYVNEVAYHEFITEHLPQNEFFGEALREKLIYYPTVTREPFENQGRLTDLMRSGKLFRDIGLPPINPEDDRAMLCGSPSMLDETSEVLNSFGLKVSPRMREPGDYLIERAFVEK